The Bradyrhizobium ottawaense genome window below encodes:
- a CDS encoding YiiX/YebB-like N1pC/P60 family cysteine hydrolase: MGTVLDSVGKLIAAYLSKEVPGYEPFTPSDPEHLRGVIEPGDVLLVEGNNRISGIIKYLTQSTWSHAALYVGPVEGAAEADGEPHVLIEANIGEGVTSAPLSKYFPYHTRVCRPVGLSYEDRTTVCRYAINRIGFGYDTKNIVDLMRFLFPLPVPQRWRRRMIAIGSGDPTKIICSALIAQAFDAVRYPILPKITKAGSRAARREILHIRDSSLYMPRDFDISPYFEVVKPTIVHGFDYTALHWADKQKPLEEVAGTFSVFPETISAPPLVPEAVDQEAPAEIPAAQVSAQPAVTAESVPGPVPLLKKLAMYRPRRRGRVREIAA, translated from the coding sequence ATGGGGACGGTCCTAGATTCAGTCGGCAAGCTGATTGCCGCGTACCTCTCCAAGGAGGTGCCGGGCTACGAGCCGTTCACGCCGAGCGACCCGGAGCACCTGCGCGGCGTGATCGAGCCCGGCGACGTGCTGCTGGTCGAGGGCAACAACCGCATCTCCGGCATCATCAAATATCTGACGCAGTCGACCTGGTCGCATGCCGCGCTCTATGTCGGCCCGGTCGAGGGCGCCGCGGAGGCCGACGGCGAACCGCATGTGCTGATCGAGGCCAATATCGGCGAAGGCGTCACGTCTGCGCCGCTGTCGAAATATTTCCCGTATCACACCCGGGTCTGCCGCCCGGTCGGGCTGTCCTACGAGGACCGCACCACGGTCTGCCGCTATGCGATCAACCGCATCGGCTTCGGCTACGACACCAAGAACATCGTCGACCTCATGCGCTTCTTGTTCCCGTTGCCGGTGCCGCAGCGCTGGCGGCGACGCATGATCGCGATCGGCTCGGGCGATCCGACCAAGATCATCTGCTCGGCGCTGATCGCGCAGGCGTTCGATGCGGTGCGCTATCCGATCCTGCCCAAGATCACCAAGGCCGGCAGCCGCGCCGCCCGCCGCGAGATCCTGCACATCCGCGATTCCTCGCTCTACATGCCCCGCGACTTCGACATCTCGCCCTATTTCGAAGTCGTCAAACCCACCATCGTTCACGGGTTCGACTACACCGCCCTGCACTGGGCCGACAAGCAGAAGCCGCTCGAGGAGGTAGCGGGCACATTCAGTGTGTTTCCAGAAACGATCAGTGCGCCGCCGCTCGTTCCTGAGGCGGTTGACCAAGAGGCGCCGGCTGAAATTCCGGCTGCGCAAGTGAGTGCACAGCCTGCGGTGACGGCTGAAAGCGTTCCCGGGCCTGTCCCGCTGCTGAAGAAGCTGGCGATGTACCGCCCGAGGCGCCGTGGCCGGGTGAGAGAAATTGCGGCGTAA
- a CDS encoding IS4 family transposase: MVAGKTVCLRQLSRGNRALEVRFNRFLGHDKVTVDRIIESWSNSTGPAVEGRHVLAIQDTSEIHFNTTPQRRRGLGEIGKGNNHGVLLHPLLAVDADDGSCLGLLSGQIWTRAGRRTTSHDDRELSDKESQRWISTAVAARPLLTKAAAVTVLGDRESDIFALYASSAKQHFHVIARSMHDRKLADRSSLYEASDAMAAVDQRMIQLPARAARPARLAHLELRFGAIELARPQNKFLHHLPKSLPLAVVDVREINAETGIEPLHWRLLTSHEVTSIEDAWRIVQWYKQRWIIEQFFRILKTQGLKLEDSQIGSADRLLKLVAIAAKAAVITIQLLQARNGGRQPILAAFDNGQIGALTALNRQLEAASKRLKNPHPPDSLAWAAWIIGRLGGWDGYPSSKPPGPITFKNGLEYFNAVAAGWSLRDMCMP; the protein is encoded by the coding sequence ATGGTTGCGGGCAAAACTGTCTGCCTTCGGCAGCTCTCCAGGGGGAACCGCGCGCTGGAAGTGCGGTTCAACCGCTTTCTTGGCCATGACAAGGTGACGGTGGATCGGATCATCGAAAGCTGGAGCAATAGCACGGGCCCTGCCGTGGAAGGCCGCCACGTGCTGGCCATCCAGGACACCAGCGAGATCCACTTCAACACCACGCCGCAACGCCGGCGCGGGCTCGGAGAAATCGGCAAAGGCAATAACCACGGCGTGCTGCTGCACCCGCTGCTGGCTGTGGACGCCGACGACGGCAGCTGTCTTGGGCTTTTGAGCGGGCAGATATGGACGCGCGCAGGTCGCCGCACGACCTCGCATGATGATCGGGAATTATCGGACAAGGAATCGCAACGCTGGATATCGACTGCCGTGGCGGCAAGGCCGCTGCTCACCAAGGCCGCGGCGGTGACGGTGCTGGGTGACCGCGAGAGCGATATTTTTGCCCTTTATGCCAGCTCGGCCAAGCAACATTTCCACGTCATCGCGCGCAGCATGCATGATCGCAAGCTTGCCGACCGCAGCAGCCTGTATGAGGCCAGCGATGCCATGGCCGCGGTGGACCAGCGTATGATCCAACTGCCTGCGCGCGCCGCGCGGCCGGCTCGCCTGGCCCACCTCGAACTTCGCTTTGGCGCAATCGAGCTCGCCCGCCCGCAGAATAAGTTCTTGCACCATCTGCCGAAAAGCTTGCCGCTGGCGGTGGTCGATGTGCGCGAGATTAACGCCGAAACCGGCATAGAGCCGCTGCACTGGCGGCTTCTCACCTCTCACGAGGTCACCAGCATCGAGGACGCCTGGCGCATCGTCCAATGGTACAAGCAGCGCTGGATCATCGAGCAGTTCTTCCGCATCCTGAAGACACAAGGCCTCAAGCTCGAAGACAGTCAGATCGGATCCGCCGATCGGCTTCTCAAGCTGGTTGCGATCGCCGCCAAGGCGGCCGTCATCACCATCCAGCTTCTGCAGGCCCGCAATGGTGGTCGCCAGCCCATTCTCGCGGCCTTCGACAACGGCCAAATTGGCGCGCTCACAGCCCTCAACCGGCAACTCGAAGCCGCGAGCAAGCGACTAAAGAACCCACATCCGCCCGATAGTCTCGCTTGGGCCGCCTGGATCATCGGCCGTCTCGGCGGGTGGGATGGCTACCCATCGTCCAAGCCGCCGGGCCCGATCACCTTCAAAAACGGCCTCGAATACTTCAACGCCGTCGCAGCAGGATGGAGCCTCAGAGATATGTGCATGCCCTAG
- a CDS encoding metal-sensitive transcriptional regulator → MRKDIKASVGKRLGRIEGQVRGLSKMVEEDRYCIDIVTQISAVRAALRRVEEEVLKDHVAHCVEHAIASGDKADQREKIAELMAVIGRAER, encoded by the coding sequence ATGCGCAAGGACATCAAGGCATCTGTCGGAAAACGCCTCGGCCGGATCGAGGGCCAGGTTCGCGGCCTCTCGAAAATGGTAGAGGAGGACCGCTACTGCATCGACATCGTGACGCAGATCTCTGCGGTGCGTGCCGCACTGCGCCGGGTCGAGGAAGAGGTCCTCAAGGACCACGTCGCCCATTGCGTCGAGCACGCGATCGCGAGCGGCGACAAGGCCGACCAACGCGAGAAGATCGCGGAGCTGATGGCGGTGATCGGACGGGCGGAGCGGTAG
- a CDS encoding heavy metal translocating P-type ATPase: MNEHRHHQGADGHSGCGCSAKTEATKPAASSCCGGHGNHAGHGHHHAHDHGDAASKVHDPVCGMTVDPTTSKHRFDHHGETFHFCSAGCRTKFAADPAKYLAKDKAPEPEMPAGTIYTCPMHPEIRQVGPGSCPICGMALEPEVASLETGPNPELADMTRRFWIGGALALPAVVLEMGGHLAGPHNWIDQTLSNWIQLAFATPVVLWAGWPFFVRGWQSLLTRNLNMFTLIAMGTGVAYVYSIIGTVVPQIFPATFRGHEGAVAVYFEAAAVITVLVLLGQVLELRARDATSGAIKALLQLAPKTARRVDDDGGEHEVEIDALHAGERLRVRPGEKVPVDGVILEGRSSLDESLVTGESMPVTKESGAKVIAGTLNQSGSFIMRADKVGRETLLSQIVQMVADAQRSRAPIQRLADQVAGWFVPTVIVVAIAAFAAWAWFGPEPRLAFGLVAAVSVLIIACPCALGLATPMSIMVGVGRGAQGGVLIKNAEALERMEKIDTLVVDKTGTLTEGKPKVVAIVPASGFAEDDILKLAASVERASEHPLADAIMRAAKEKQLALGQVEQFDSPTGKGATGKVDGKTIVLGNARYLTSIGIDTKTLDTEAERLRGDGATVINMAVDGRLAGLFAIADPVKASTPEALKALAAEGIKVIMLTGDNRTTAEAVARRLGIAEVEAEVLPDQKSAVVTRLQKAGRSVAMAGDGVNDAPALAAAEVGIAMGTGTDVAMESAGVTLLKGDLVGIVRARKLSQATMSNIRQNLFFAFIYNAAGIPIAAGILYPAFGVLLSPIIAAAAMALSSVSVVGNALRLRATRL; encoded by the coding sequence ATGAACGAACACAGGCATCATCAGGGCGCGGACGGACATTCCGGATGCGGTTGTTCCGCCAAAACGGAAGCGACCAAGCCGGCGGCGTCCTCCTGCTGCGGCGGGCACGGCAATCATGCCGGCCACGGCCATCATCACGCGCATGACCATGGCGATGCGGCCAGCAAGGTGCACGACCCCGTCTGCGGCATGACGGTCGATCCCACGACCTCGAAGCACCGTTTCGACCATCACGGCGAGACCTTCCATTTCTGCTCGGCCGGCTGCCGCACCAAGTTCGCCGCCGATCCCGCAAAATATCTCGCCAAGGACAAGGCGCCCGAGCCGGAGATGCCCGCGGGCACGATCTACACCTGCCCGATGCATCCGGAGATCCGCCAGGTCGGACCCGGCAGCTGTCCGATCTGCGGCATGGCGCTGGAGCCGGAAGTGGCAAGCCTGGAGACCGGCCCCAACCCCGAGCTCGCCGACATGACGCGGCGGTTCTGGATCGGCGGCGCGCTGGCGCTGCCGGCCGTGGTGCTGGAGATGGGCGGCCATCTCGCGGGCCCGCACAATTGGATCGATCAGACGCTGTCGAACTGGATCCAGCTCGCCTTCGCCACCCCCGTGGTGCTATGGGCCGGCTGGCCGTTCTTCGTTCGCGGCTGGCAGTCGCTGCTGACGCGCAACCTCAACATGTTCACGCTGATCGCGATGGGCACCGGGGTTGCCTATGTCTACAGCATCATCGGCACCGTCGTGCCGCAGATCTTCCCCGCCACGTTCCGCGGCCATGAAGGTGCTGTTGCCGTCTATTTCGAAGCGGCTGCCGTCATCACCGTGCTGGTGCTGCTTGGCCAGGTGCTGGAGCTGCGCGCCCGTGACGCAACCTCCGGCGCGATCAAGGCGCTGCTTCAGCTTGCGCCGAAGACCGCGCGCCGCGTCGATGACGACGGCGGCGAGCACGAGGTCGAGATTGACGCGCTGCATGCCGGCGAACGCCTGCGTGTCCGTCCCGGCGAAAAAGTGCCTGTCGACGGCGTGATCCTCGAGGGCCGCTCCTCGCTCGACGAATCGCTCGTCACCGGCGAGTCCATGCCGGTGACGAAGGAGAGCGGCGCGAAGGTGATCGCCGGCACGCTGAACCAGTCGGGCAGCTTCATCATGCGCGCCGACAAGGTCGGACGCGAGACGCTGCTGTCGCAGATCGTGCAAATGGTCGCGGACGCGCAGCGCTCGCGCGCGCCGATCCAGCGGCTGGCCGATCAGGTCGCGGGCTGGTTCGTGCCCACCGTCATCGTCGTCGCGATCGCCGCCTTTGCCGCCTGGGCCTGGTTCGGACCTGAGCCGCGGCTGGCCTTCGGCCTGGTCGCTGCCGTCAGCGTGCTGATCATCGCCTGCCCCTGTGCGCTGGGCCTCGCAACCCCGATGTCGATCATGGTCGGCGTCGGCCGCGGGGCGCAAGGCGGCGTGCTGATCAAGAACGCCGAGGCGCTGGAGCGGATGGAGAAGATCGACACGCTGGTCGTCGACAAGACGGGCACGCTGACCGAGGGCAAGCCCAAGGTGGTCGCGATCGTGCCGGCGTCGGGTTTTGCGGAGGATGACATCCTCAAGCTTGCCGCCAGCGTCGAGCGCGCCAGCGAGCATCCTTTGGCCGACGCGATCATGCGCGCCGCCAAGGAGAAGCAGCTGGCCCTCGGCCAGGTCGAGCAATTCGACTCGCCGACCGGCAAGGGCGCCACCGGCAAGGTCGACGGCAAGACCATCGTGCTCGGCAATGCCAGATATCTGACGTCGATCGGCATCGATACCAAGACGCTCGACACTGAAGCCGAACGGCTGCGCGGCGATGGCGCAACCGTGATCAACATGGCCGTCGATGGCCGGCTTGCCGGCCTGTTCGCGATCGCCGATCCGGTCAAGGCCTCGACCCCGGAGGCGCTGAAGGCGTTAGCTGCCGAAGGCATCAAGGTGATCATGTTGACCGGCGACAACCGCACGACGGCCGAGGCCGTGGCGCGCCGGCTCGGCATTGCCGAGGTCGAGGCCGAGGTGCTTCCGGACCAAAAGAGCGCGGTGGTCACCAGGCTGCAAAAGGCCGGCCGCAGCGTCGCGATGGCCGGTGACGGCGTCAACGACGCGCCGGCGCTGGCCGCCGCGGAAGTCGGCATCGCCATGGGCACCGGCACGGATGTGGCGATGGAGAGCGCGGGCGTGACCCTGCTCAAGGGCGACCTCGTCGGCATCGTCCGGGCGCGAAAGCTGTCGCAGGCGACGATGAGCAACATCCGGCAAAACCTGTTCTTCGCCTTCATCTACAACGCCGCCGGCATTCCGATCGCGGCCGGCATCCTCTATCCCGCCTTCGGCGTGTTGCTCTCGCCGATCATCGCCGCGGCGGCGATGGCGCTGTCCTCGGTGAGCGTGGTCGGAAATGCGCTGCGGCTGCGGGCGACGCGGCTGTGA
- the nikR gene encoding nickel-responsive transcriptional regulator NikR, whose protein sequence is MQRITITIEDDLLAEIDAAAEARGYQNRSEIIRDLARAGLQQSTEDTAQTGQCVAGLVYVYDHASRDLSKRLVQEFHGHHDLALATLHVHLDDNNCMEMTALRGDAAEVRHFADHIIAERGVRYGRVVMIPTGEGKQGKARKHGHRHG, encoded by the coding sequence ATGCAGCGAATTACCATCACGATCGAGGACGATCTGTTGGCCGAGATCGACGCGGCGGCGGAAGCCCGCGGCTACCAGAACCGCTCCGAGATCATCCGCGATCTCGCCCGCGCCGGCCTGCAGCAGAGCACCGAGGACACCGCGCAGACCGGCCAATGCGTGGCCGGTCTCGTCTATGTGTACGACCACGCCTCCCGCGATCTGTCAAAACGCCTGGTGCAGGAATTCCACGGCCATCACGACCTCGCGCTGGCGACGCTGCACGTCCATCTCGACGACAACAATTGCATGGAGATGACGGCGCTGCGCGGCGATGCCGCCGAAGTCAGGCATTTCGCCGACCACATCATCGCCGAACGCGGCGTGCGCTACGGCCGCGTGGTGATGATCCCGACGGGCGAAGGCAAGCAGGGGAAGGCGCGGAAGCACGGGCACCGGCATGGGTAG